AACTACTTACAAAAGAAATATTAGATATACCTAAAATAGGATGTATTAATTTACATGCATCCCTACTGCCTAAGTATAGAGGGGCAGCACCTATAAACTGGTGTATTATAGAAGGAGAAGAAAAAAGTGGTAACACTACCATGTTTATGGATACAGGATTGGATACAGGAGATATTCTCCTGAGTAGTACTTTTGAAATTGGAGAAAATATGACTGCAGGAGAGCTTCACGATATACTGATGGAAGATGGGGCAGAACTTCTGGTACACACATTGAAAGGATTAAAAGAAGGCACAGTTAAGAGAAAAAAGCAGGGAGAGTCTCCTACAGCATATGCAAAAATGCTTAGTAAAGATATGGCAAAAATAAATTGGAATTTGAGCAGTAAAAAAATAAAATGTTTTGTAAGAGGTTTAAATCCATGGCCTATTGCATATACTCCATATAAACAAAAAAATATGAAAGTATATGAAGTTGCAGTATTAGATGAAATATCAAAAAAAGAAGCTGGATATATATTAGATGTAGGTAAGGAAGGAATAAAAGTGGCCTGTGGAGAGGGAGTTGTATTAATAAAAAAAATACAATTTCCAGGTGGAAAACCTATGGAAGTTAAGGAATATATAAAAGGTCATTCTATAGAAAAAGATATTGTACTAGAAAAATAATTATAGGAGGTGTAAGTTATGTTTTATTGGGATAGCAGTTTTATCATACTAATACCTGCACTCTTGGTAGCAGCTTGGGCTCAATATAGGGTATCCTCTACTTTTAATAAGTATTCAAAATATAAAAGTCTTAATGGATATACTGGAGCACAAGTAGCTAGAATGTTATTAGATAGCAGTGGTCTTTATGATGTGCCTGTAGAGTTGATACCGGGAAAGCTAAGTGACCATTACGATCCGGGAAAGCGAGTTATGAGATTATCACAGGAAGTATATCATGGAAATTCTGTGGCATCAATAGGTGTGGCAGCTCATGAAACCGGCCATGCCATTCAACATAAAAATAGATATTTACCTCTTGTTATTAGAAATTCTATTGTACCGGCAGTTAATTTTGGTTCCAATGCTTCCTGGATATTACTTATAGCAGGATTTATTTTAGGAATTAGAAGTCTTGTTACAATAGGAATATTTTTATTTACATTAGTTGTTTTATTTCAGATAATAACCCTCCCAGTAGAATTGAATGCATCAAACAGAG
This genomic interval from Clostridium kluyveri contains the following:
- the fmt gene encoding methionyl-tRNA formyltransferase, giving the protein MDIVFMGTPDFSVPSLKRLVEEFQVRAVVTQPDRPKGRGRKMTFSPVKEEALKYNIPVYQPTKLKDDREIIDALKKIKPEFIVVIAYGQLLTKEILDIPKIGCINLHASLLPKYRGAAPINWCIIEGEEKSGNTTMFMDTGLDTGDILLSSTFEIGENMTAGELHDILMEDGAELLVHTLKGLKEGTVKRKKQGESPTAYAKMLSKDMAKINWNLSSKKIKCFVRGLNPWPIAYTPYKQKNMKVYEVAVLDEISKKEAGYILDVGKEGIKVACGEGVVLIKKIQFPGGKPMEVKEYIKGHSIEKDIVLEK
- a CDS encoding zinc metallopeptidase, giving the protein MFYWDSSFIILIPALLVAAWAQYRVSSTFNKYSKYKSLNGYTGAQVARMLLDSSGLYDVPVELIPGKLSDHYDPGKRVMRLSQEVYHGNSVASIGVAAHETGHAIQHKNRYLPLVIRNSIVPAVNFGSNASWILLIAGFILGIRSLVTIGIFLFTLVVLFQIITLPVELNASNRALKILEGKAILYSEELNGARSVLRAAAMTYVAAVLTAVANLLRLIYISRDRS